A genomic stretch from Deltaproteobacteria bacterium RIFCSPHIGHO2_02_FULL_44_16 includes:
- a CDS encoding 4-(cytidine 5'-diphospho)-2-C-methyl-D-erythritol kinase, which yields MQSLTLSAPAKINTHLRIVGQRDDGYHLLQMVMVKLSLSDRITVSTISQGIEFEIEGSQDEGMKGDKNLVVRAAKAFCEMIGTKQGVRIHLQKNIPLGAGLAGGSSDAAAILRALNQLWNVGMISDELARIGVKLGADVPFFCYEGAAFVEGIGEKVDIIQNFPKLFLLLLNPGFSVSTHRMFQVFDEGVASGHFQLTPKWSNDRFRRLFKGFEEVTAFLQNDLEKVTLTAHPEIETMKSYLVTSGAEGVLMSGSGPTVFGLFSDRKQRDQVEKRALQEHRWQVFATESVS from the coding sequence ATGCAATCGCTGACACTTTCTGCTCCTGCAAAAATAAATACACATCTTCGAATTGTTGGACAACGTGATGATGGTTACCATCTCTTGCAGATGGTGATGGTCAAACTTTCCTTGTCAGATCGCATTACGGTGAGCACAATTTCTCAAGGCATTGAATTTGAAATTGAAGGATCTCAAGATGAAGGGATGAAGGGCGACAAAAATCTCGTCGTTCGTGCGGCCAAAGCATTTTGCGAAATGATAGGGACGAAGCAAGGTGTTCGCATTCATCTTCAGAAAAATATTCCTCTCGGTGCAGGTTTAGCGGGAGGCTCGAGTGATGCCGCAGCAATTCTCCGAGCTCTGAATCAACTATGGAATGTCGGAATGATTTCCGATGAGCTTGCGCGGATTGGTGTTAAACTGGGCGCCGATGTCCCTTTTTTTTGCTATGAAGGAGCAGCTTTTGTGGAAGGAATTGGAGAGAAAGTGGACATCATTCAAAATTTTCCAAAACTTTTTCTCTTACTTTTAAATCCAGGTTTTTCCGTTTCAACTCACCGTATGTTTCAAGTCTTTGATGAAGGTGTAGCTTCGGGGCATTTCCAATTGACACCAAAATGGTCGAATGATAGGTTCCGGCGGCTTTTTAAAGGATTTGAAGAGGTTACAGCCTTTCTTCAGAACGATTTGGAGAAAGTGACCCTCACGGCTCATCCCGAAATCGAAACGATGAAATCGTATCTCGTCACATCTGGAGCAGAAGGGGTGTTGATGTCGGGAAGTGGGCCGACCGTTTTTGGACTTTTTTCTGATCGAAAACAGCGCGATCAGGTTGAAAAGAGGGCTTTGCAGGAACATCGCTGGCAGGTTTTTGCAACGGAAAGTGTTTCATGA
- a CDS encoding exodeoxyribonuclease VII small subunit, with amino-acid sequence MSAKKENTPFEHLLTELEGIVRKLESGELTLDDSLAHFEKGISLARACETKLEEAKGTIEKLIVTASGGEKTLPFESENV; translated from the coding sequence ATGAGCGCCAAAAAAGAAAACACTCCCTTTGAACATTTACTGACAGAGCTTGAAGGCATTGTACGAAAACTTGAGAGCGGAGAGTTGACTCTTGATGATTCGCTGGCTCACTTTGAAAAAGGGATTTCTCTTGCTCGCGCATGCGAAACCAAGCTCGAAGAAGCCAAAGGGACCATTGAGAAATTGATCGTCACCGCGTCAGGTGGAGAAAAAACGCTCCCTTTTGAATCTGAAAATGTTTGA
- a CDS encoding GTPase gives MTNKGFSMQERKPVIIMGAAGRDFHNFNTFFRNSEKHNVVAFTATQIPKIADRVYPPSLAGSLYPKGIPIYPEKDLSRLIREHRVAQVYFSYSDVSHEYVMQKGSEVLAAGASFTLIAPQKTQVKAHIPVVSVCAVRTGSGKSQTSRKVLTTLKEMGKRVVAIRHPMPYGDLEKQAMQRFALYSDLDKYDCTIEEREEFEPYIDQGLVIYAGIDYERITREAEKEADVLVWDGGNNDTPFLNSDLEIVVVDPLRAGHERTYHPGETNFLTADVIVINKYHEASVEQLDLVMNNIKQFNADAKVIKGDSKIVVDDPEEIRGARVLCIEDGPTVTHGGMGFGAAVVAAGRYGAAEIVDPRTYAVGSIREAYIKYPNLEKVIPALGYYEKQLRDLETSINNTPCDMVLNGSPIDLLRVIKLKKPCLRVRYEIEEIGEPTLRSVIEPVISS, from the coding sequence ATGACAAACAAAGGATTCTCTATGCAAGAGCGAAAACCGGTCATCATCATGGGCGCCGCAGGACGCGACTTTCACAATTTCAATACTTTTTTTCGAAACAGTGAAAAACACAATGTCGTTGCTTTTACCGCCACCCAAATTCCCAAAATTGCGGATCGAGTCTATCCCCCCTCGCTTGCAGGATCACTCTACCCAAAAGGGATTCCGATTTATCCAGAAAAAGATCTCTCACGTTTGATTCGAGAACACCGCGTTGCCCAAGTTTATTTTTCGTACAGTGATGTCTCTCATGAATATGTCATGCAAAAAGGCTCAGAGGTGCTCGCTGCAGGTGCAAGTTTTACGTTGATCGCTCCACAAAAAACGCAAGTAAAAGCTCATATTCCCGTCGTTTCTGTCTGTGCCGTTCGCACCGGATCTGGCAAAAGCCAAACATCGCGTAAAGTTCTCACCACTCTCAAAGAGATGGGGAAACGTGTCGTCGCGATTCGTCACCCCATGCCTTATGGCGATCTGGAAAAGCAGGCCATGCAACGATTTGCGCTCTACAGCGATCTCGATAAATACGATTGCACGATTGAAGAACGAGAAGAGTTTGAACCCTATATTGATCAAGGACTCGTGATTTATGCTGGCATCGATTACGAACGGATCACCCGTGAAGCAGAAAAAGAGGCTGATGTGCTGGTGTGGGATGGGGGGAATAACGACACGCCGTTTCTCAATTCAGATCTTGAAATTGTGGTCGTGGATCCACTTCGTGCTGGTCATGAGCGAACGTATCATCCAGGAGAAACAAATTTTCTGACGGCTGATGTCATTGTCATTAATAAATATCATGAAGCCAGTGTCGAACAACTTGATCTCGTCATGAACAATATCAAACAATTCAATGCAGACGCAAAGGTGATCAAAGGGGATTCCAAAATCGTAGTCGACGATCCCGAAGAAATTCGGGGCGCTCGTGTTCTCTGCATTGAAGATGGTCCAACCGTCACTCATGGCGGCATGGGCTTTGGCGCCGCGGTTGTTGCTGCTGGTCGCTACGGCGCTGCGGAAATCGTCGACCCACGAACCTATGCTGTTGGTTCTATTCGCGAGGCGTACATTAAATATCCAAACCTCGAAAAAGTAATTCCAGCGCTCGGGTACTACGAGAAACAACTTCGCGATCTTGAAACATCGATCAACAATACCCCTTGCGACATGGTGCTCAACGGAAGTCCGATCGATTTGCTGCGCGTGATCAAACTGAAAAAACCTTGTTTGCGGGTGCGATATGAAATCGAAGAAATCGGTGAGCCAACTCTGCGGTCTGTCATTGAGCCTGTTATTTCATCATAA
- a CDS encoding ribulose 1,5-bisphosphate carboxylase: MTPDDIKSFFADEDDLHKEDYFFLTYWFETKLDPQIQAASLCAEMSTAQWTWKNQNRDLRLKHAAKVVHLEILEKAAGPSFRSSFSKGDSFTRCLVRIAYPRLNFEDGLPNLLTAVAGEGPFFCSGITSLKLLDIEFPESYLQHFSGPRFGIDGLRGFLNIYHRPLFLGVVKPNIGLTPEEFSEVAYSSWLGGLDIAKDDEMLGDAEWSPLETRCRLVGRKRKEAEEKTGTSKMYLANITDEVDRLCKLHDIAVREGANAVMVNCMTIGLSAVRMLARHAAVPVVGHFVFTAAFSRLPFFGVSSVVITKLQRLCGCDLIIMPGFGARMFTEEEEVLDNVDACVESFGHVKRSLPMPAGSDWAGTLQSVSEKMRNIDFGFGCGRGVFAHPSGPEAGAQSLHQAWDAIVEKIPLEVYAEDHRELKEAIAAFGQERAQPLKPFISKI; the protein is encoded by the coding sequence ATGACACCTGACGATATCAAAAGTTTTTTTGCCGACGAAGATGATCTTCACAAAGAAGACTATTTTTTTCTCACCTATTGGTTTGAAACAAAACTAGATCCTCAAATACAAGCAGCATCGCTCTGTGCGGAGATGTCGACCGCGCAGTGGACATGGAAGAATCAAAACCGCGATCTTCGATTAAAGCATGCTGCAAAAGTGGTGCACTTAGAGATCCTAGAAAAGGCCGCAGGCCCGTCGTTTCGGTCGTCGTTTTCAAAGGGAGATTCTTTTACGCGATGCCTTGTTCGCATTGCCTATCCTCGATTGAATTTTGAAGATGGACTTCCAAATCTTTTGACGGCAGTTGCAGGGGAAGGGCCGTTTTTTTGTTCTGGAATTACATCTTTGAAACTTCTCGATATTGAATTTCCAGAAAGTTATCTCCAACATTTTTCTGGGCCCCGTTTTGGGATTGATGGATTACGGGGCTTCCTTAATATTTATCACCGTCCTCTTTTTTTGGGAGTGGTGAAACCAAATATCGGTCTTACTCCCGAGGAATTTTCAGAGGTCGCTTATTCGTCGTGGCTTGGCGGTCTGGATATTGCCAAGGATGATGAAATGCTCGGCGATGCTGAGTGGTCTCCATTAGAGACGCGTTGTCGTCTTGTGGGAAGAAAGCGGAAAGAAGCTGAGGAAAAAACAGGAACATCGAAGATGTATCTTGCCAATATCACAGACGAAGTTGATCGTCTCTGTAAGCTCCACGATATCGCAGTTCGAGAAGGAGCAAATGCTGTCATGGTGAACTGCATGACGATCGGACTCTCAGCTGTTCGCATGCTTGCTCGACATGCGGCGGTCCCTGTCGTTGGCCACTTTGTCTTTACCGCTGCTTTCTCTCGTCTCCCGTTTTTTGGAGTGTCGAGTGTCGTGATCACAAAGCTTCAGAGGCTTTGCGGGTGCGATCTCATTATCATGCCTGGTTTTGGTGCGCGCATGTTTACGGAAGAGGAAGAGGTCTTAGATAATGTTGATGCGTGTGTTGAAAGCTTTGGTCATGTGAAACGTTCACTTCCAATGCCGGCAGGAAGTGATTGGGCGGGGACGCTTCAATCTGTCTCTGAAAAGATGCGCAATATCGATTTTGGGTTTGGATGTGGTCGCGGTGTTTTCGCGCATCCTTCAGGACCTGAAGCAGGAGCCCAAAGTTTGCATCAAGCGTGGGACGCTATTGTCGAAAAGATTCCACTGGAAGTCTATGCAGAGGATCACCGCGAACTCAAGGAAGCGATCGCTGCCTTTGGTCAGGAAAGGGCGCAGCCCCTGAAGCCATTTATTTCAAAAATTTAG
- a CDS encoding polyprenyl synthetase, translating to MDLTSYLQERKSLIEAELTRSLKDSEIPKTLRQAMTYSLEAGGKRLRPILTLAGAEAVGGSLENVLPIAVALEMIHTFSLIHDDLPAMDDDDLRRGKPTNHKVFGEAVAILAGDALLAEAFLMMTKRKDSIPADRFMEVIHDIAIASGARGMTGGQVIDMEATGHEISEQSVEAIHRHKTGKLLTVSVVVGAKLSGASSLHLNALQKYGEAIGLAFQIADDILDLEGTEEEIGKDVRSDVSNAKATYPSIFGLEGARAKAKKLVDDAIGALETFDERAEPLRLLAHYIIERRK from the coding sequence ATGGATCTCACCTCCTATCTTCAAGAACGAAAATCATTGATTGAAGCTGAGCTTACTCGTTCCCTGAAAGATTCGGAAATCCCGAAAACTCTTCGTCAAGCTATGACCTATAGCCTTGAAGCTGGCGGAAAGCGTCTTCGTCCGATTCTGACGCTTGCGGGAGCTGAAGCGGTGGGAGGGAGTCTCGAAAATGTTTTACCGATCGCTGTTGCTCTCGAGATGATTCATACTTTTTCTCTTATTCATGATGATTTGCCGGCGATGGATGACGATGATCTTCGTCGTGGGAAACCGACCAATCACAAAGTTTTTGGTGAAGCGGTTGCAATCTTAGCGGGCGATGCACTTTTGGCGGAAGCTTTTTTGATGATGACGAAGAGAAAAGATTCCATTCCTGCAGATCGTTTTATGGAAGTCATTCACGATATCGCCATCGCATCAGGCGCGCGTGGGATGACCGGCGGTCAAGTGATCGACATGGAAGCCACAGGTCACGAGATTTCTGAACAGAGTGTGGAAGCGATCCATCGTCATAAAACAGGAAAACTTTTAACGGTTTCTGTTGTTGTTGGCGCAAAACTTTCTGGCGCTTCGTCATTGCATCTCAATGCGCTTCAGAAATATGGCGAAGCCATTGGGCTCGCTTTTCAAATTGCGGATGACATTCTCGATCTCGAAGGGACTGAAGAAGAGATTGGAAAAGATGTGAGAAGTGATGTGAGTAACGCAAAGGCGACGTATCCCTCTATTTTTGGTCTTGAAGGTGCACGCGCAAAAGCAAAAAAACTTGTAGATGATGCAATCGGTGCTCTTGAAACTTTTGATGAGCGTGCAGAACCCCTCAGGCTTCTCGCACATTATATTATTGAGAGGCGTAAGTGA